A genomic stretch from Merismopedia glauca CCAP 1448/3 includes:
- the lepA gene encoding translation elongation factor 4, with translation MTDVPVSRIRNFSIIAHIDHGKSTLADRLLQTTGTVSDRDMKQQFLDNMDLERERGITIKLQAARMNYTASDGEKYVLNLIDTPGHVDFSYEVSRSLVACEGALLVVDASQGVEAQTLANVYLALEHNLEIIPVLNKIDLPGAEPERVIAEVEEIIGLDCSQAVRASAKEGIGIDEILESIVHLVPPPQDTVNEPLRALIFDSYYDSYRGVIVYFRVVDGKVKKGDRIRLMVTGKEYEIDELGILSPTQIQVDELHAGEVGYLGAAIKAVEDARVGDTITLAYKPAASALPGYAEAKPMVFCGLFPTDAAQYPDLREALDKLKLNDAALNYEPENSSAMGFGFRCGFLGLLHMEIVQERLEREYNLDLIVTAPSVVYQITTLDQEKIFIDNPSKLPEPQYRESIAEPYVKVEIITPESFVGTLMELCQNRRGIFKDMKYLTQGRTTLTYELPLAEVVTDFFDQMKSRSRGYASMEYHLLEYRENPLVKLDIMINGDPVDALATITHRDKAYNVGRVLVEKLKELIPRHQFKIPIQASIGSRIIASENIPALRKDVLAKCYGGDISRKKKLLKKQAKGKKRMKSIGTVDVPQSAFMAVLRLDTEK, from the coding sequence ATGACTGATGTTCCCGTCTCTCGAATTCGCAATTTTTCGATTATTGCCCATATCGATCATGGTAAATCGACTTTAGCAGACAGATTGCTTCAGACTACAGGTACGGTCAGCGATCGCGATATGAAGCAGCAGTTCCTCGATAATATGGATTTGGAAAGGGAACGGGGCATCACCATTAAGCTGCAAGCTGCCAGAATGAATTATACAGCTAGCGATGGGGAGAAATATGTCTTAAATTTAATTGATACTCCTGGTCATGTGGACTTTTCTTATGAAGTATCGCGAAGCCTAGTAGCGTGTGAAGGTGCATTACTGGTAGTTGATGCCTCCCAAGGGGTAGAAGCGCAAACCTTGGCTAATGTCTACCTAGCTTTAGAACATAACCTGGAAATTATCCCCGTTCTTAACAAAATCGACTTACCAGGTGCTGAACCAGAAAGAGTTATTGCGGAAGTAGAAGAAATAATCGGTTTAGATTGCTCTCAAGCAGTACGAGCATCAGCTAAAGAAGGGATTGGAATCGATGAGATTTTAGAATCCATCGTTCACTTAGTCCCACCACCTCAAGATACAGTAAATGAACCGTTACGAGCCTTAATTTTTGATAGCTATTACGACAGTTACCGAGGAGTAATTGTTTATTTTCGGGTAGTAGATGGGAAGGTTAAAAAAGGCGATCGCATCCGCCTTATGGTTACAGGAAAAGAATACGAAATCGACGAACTCGGTATCCTTTCCCCCACCCAAATTCAAGTCGATGAACTCCACGCAGGAGAAGTGGGTTATCTAGGTGCAGCCATAAAAGCCGTAGAAGATGCCCGTGTCGGTGATACCATTACTTTAGCCTACAAACCTGCTGCTAGTGCCTTACCAGGCTACGCAGAAGCCAAGCCGATGGTATTTTGCGGTCTATTCCCCACCGATGCGGCTCAATATCCAGACTTGCGGGAAGCGTTAGATAAACTCAAACTCAACGATGCAGCTTTAAACTACGAACCAGAAAACTCTAGCGCGATGGGTTTTGGTTTCCGTTGTGGCTTTTTGGGTTTATTACACATGGAAATTGTTCAAGAACGGCTAGAAAGGGAATATAACCTCGATTTAATCGTCACTGCTCCTTCTGTAGTTTATCAAATCACAACCCTCGACCAAGAAAAAATATTTATCGATAATCCCAGCAAGCTACCAGAACCTCAATATCGGGAATCAATTGCTGAACCCTACGTCAAAGTCGAAATCATCACTCCAGAAAGCTTTGTCGGAACATTGATGGAACTTTGTCAAAATCGGCGCGGGATATTCAAAGACATGAAATATCTCACTCAAGGGCGTACTACCTTAACCTATGAGTTACCGTTAGCTGAAGTAGTCACCGACTTTTTCGATCAGATGAAGTCGAGATCTCGCGGTTACGCCAGTATGGAATATCATCTGCTTGAGTATCGTGAAAATCCACTGGTGAAGTTGGATATCATGATTAATGGCGATCCGGTGGATGCTCTAGCTACGATTACTCACCGTGATAAAGCTTACAATGTCGGTCGAGTTTTGGTAGAAAAGCTCAAAGAATTGATTCCTAGACACCAATTCAAGATTCCGATTCAAGCCTCAATTGGGAGTCGAATTATTGCTAGCGAAAACATCCCCGCTTTGAGAAAAGATGTACTGGCTAAATGCTATGGTGGCGATATTTCCCGTAAGAAAAAGCTGTTAAAAAAGCAAGCTAAAGGTAAAAAGCGGATGAAGTCTATTGGAACTGTAGATGTGCCTCAATCGGCTTTTATGGCAGTGTTGCGGTTAGATACAGAGAAGTAA
- a CDS encoding RNA polymerase sigma factor, RpoD/SigA family, producing the protein MPKLKATKTENKPMFTVDMVRTYLHEIGRVPLLTHEQEIVYGKQVQHMMLLLEAQAELAKELEREPTEEELAQHTHVSVVELAKAIRLGQRAKQKMIEANLRLVVAIAKKYQKRNMEFLDLIQEGTLGLERGVEKFDPTKGYKFSTYAYWWIRQAITRAIAQQARAIRLPIHITEKLNKIKKTQRQLSQQLGRHATPLEIAQALDIEPAQIREYLNIARQPISLDVRVGDNQDTELSELLEDSTASPENYTTQESLRQDLENLLSELTSQQRQVITLRFGLEDGNELSLAKVGQRLNLSRERVRQLEHQALAHLRRRHATVKEYIAS; encoded by the coding sequence ATGCCCAAACTCAAAGCCACCAAAACCGAAAATAAACCGATGTTCACAGTTGACATGGTTCGCACTTATCTGCATGAGATCGGTCGTGTACCATTGTTGACTCACGAACAAGAGATTGTCTACGGTAAACAAGTACAGCACATGATGTTGCTGCTAGAAGCCCAAGCTGAACTAGCTAAAGAATTGGAACGGGAACCGACAGAAGAAGAACTAGCCCAACATACCCATGTTTCGGTAGTAGAATTAGCTAAAGCGATACGGTTAGGTCAGCGCGCTAAGCAAAAAATGATTGAGGCTAACTTGCGCCTAGTCGTAGCGATCGCCAAGAAGTACCAAAAGCGCAACATGGAGTTTTTGGATTTAATCCAAGAAGGAACCTTGGGGTTAGAAAGAGGTGTCGAAAAATTTGACCCTACCAAAGGCTACAAGTTTTCTACTTATGCTTACTGGTGGATTCGTCAAGCGATTACTAGAGCGATCGCTCAACAAGCCAGGGCGATTCGCTTACCCATTCATATTACCGAAAAGCTCAACAAAATCAAGAAAACCCAACGGCAACTATCTCAGCAATTGGGTCGTCACGCAACTCCCCTAGAGATTGCTCAAGCTTTAGACATTGAACCCGCCCAAATTCGCGAGTATTTAAATATTGCTCGGCAACCGATTTCTTTAGATGTCAGAGTAGGCGACAATCAAGATACCGAGTTATCGGAACTTTTGGAAGATAGCACTGCATCCCCAGAGAATTACACCACCCAAGAGTCTTTACGCCAAGACTTAGAAAATCTACTCTCTGAGTTAACTTCTCAACAACGACAAGTTATTACTCTGCGGTTTGGTTTAGAAGATGGGAATGAGTTATCTTTAGCTAAAGTTGGTCAAAGACTTAATTTAAGTCGCGAACGAGTTAGACAGCTAGAACATCAAGCTTTGGCTCATTTGCGTCGCCGTCATGCCACTGTTAAAGAGTACATAGCGAGTTAA
- a CDS encoding CHAD domain-containing protein: MSEDRRIIDVTESADKLELKKVQDWGYLAIKKHFSKILKNEDNVIKDRDPESLHQMRVGMRRLRSAAIGFAVGLKLPRDAQPQKVGKVARILGKLRDIDVLQASLNSKYKDILPDEEQKLFQQVLDELRSQRKAALKEVRSALKGKEYKKIKQAYQQWLEEPKYTQLGSVNILEILPDLLLPIISELLLHPAWWIQGENISNSQDVADLLAQKGETIHDLRKQIKRSRYQMELFTDLYSDNYQNYVTDLKEIQDILGEIQDCFVLDEFLETVLDIDSHQQMPTLLAQLQENRGQLWQDWAQYQQKYLNPETRKALHLELLSPKL; this comes from the coding sequence ATGTCAGAAGATCGAAGAATTATTGATGTTACCGAATCGGCAGACAAATTAGAACTAAAAAAAGTGCAGGATTGGGGATATTTAGCGATTAAAAAACATTTCTCTAAAATTCTCAAAAATGAAGATAATGTGATTAAAGATCGAGATCCAGAATCATTACATCAGATGCGAGTCGGAATGCGACGTTTGCGTTCTGCGGCTATCGGTTTTGCGGTAGGATTGAAATTGCCTAGAGATGCTCAACCGCAAAAGGTAGGAAAAGTAGCCAGGATTTTAGGGAAACTACGGGATATTGATGTCCTTCAAGCTAGCTTAAATAGCAAATATAAAGACATTTTACCTGATGAAGAACAAAAACTATTTCAACAAGTATTAGATGAATTGCGATCGCAGCGTAAAGCAGCTTTAAAGGAAGTGCGATCGGCGCTGAAGGGAAAGGAATATAAAAAGATTAAGCAAGCTTATCAGCAGTGGTTAGAAGAACCAAAATATACTCAGTTAGGTAGTGTAAATATCTTAGAAATTCTGCCAGATTTACTATTACCAATTATCAGCGAGTTATTATTGCATCCTGCGTGGTGGATACAAGGAGAAAATATCAGTAATTCTCAAGATGTTGCTGATTTATTAGCACAAAAAGGGGAAACTATACACGACTTACGCAAGCAAATCAAGCGATCGCGTTATCAAATGGAATTATTCACTGATTTATATAGCGATAATTATCAGAATTATGTGACCGATCTCAAAGAAATTCAAGATATTTTAGGTGAAATTCAAGACTGTTTTGTCTTAGATGAGTTTCTAGAAACAGTATTAGATATAGATAGTCACCAACAAATGCCAACACTATTGGCTCAATTACAAGAAAATCGCGGGCAACTGTGGCAAGATTGGGCACAATATCAACAAAAATACCTGAATCCAGAAACTCGTAAAGCTCTACATTTAGAGTTATTATCGCCTAAACTTTAA
- a CDS encoding YihY/virulence factor BrkB family protein, which yields MSSRGIWKLIKETVDEWNRDNVSQMAAALAYYTLFSIAPLLVIAVAVAGAVFGEEAARGEIVRQIQGLVGKSGAEVIQTTLANTQDPNAGSGIVASLIGVVALIFGASGVFVQLQDSLNAVWNVEPDPKQGVKAVVRKRVLSFAMVVTIGFILMVSLVVSAALTALNTFASHLLPGFEIFWKLVNFGISFAAIALLFALIYKYLPDITIAWRDVLVGASLTSLLFSIGKDLLGLYLGNATFGSTYGAAGSLVTFLAWIYYSVQIMLFGAEFTQVYARTYGSHRGVSDYSSRRSVKKK from the coding sequence AGAGGCATCTGGAAACTAATCAAGGAAACTGTAGATGAGTGGAATAGAGATAATGTGTCGCAAATGGCGGCAGCTTTGGCATATTACACCCTATTTTCCATTGCTCCTTTGCTAGTCATCGCGGTGGCTGTTGCTGGTGCTGTATTTGGTGAAGAAGCAGCTAGAGGTGAAATTGTCAGACAAATCCAAGGGTTGGTAGGTAAATCAGGTGCAGAGGTGATTCAAACCACTTTGGCTAATACTCAAGATCCTAATGCTGGCTCTGGGATTGTAGCATCATTAATTGGTGTTGTAGCCCTGATTTTTGGAGCTTCTGGGGTTTTTGTCCAACTCCAAGACTCTCTCAATGCAGTTTGGAATGTGGAACCAGATCCCAAACAAGGAGTCAAAGCTGTTGTTCGCAAGCGGGTATTGTCTTTTGCAATGGTGGTGACGATTGGCTTTATTTTGATGGTATCTTTGGTAGTTAGTGCCGCTTTAACAGCTTTAAACACTTTTGCGAGTCACTTACTCCCAGGTTTTGAGATTTTTTGGAAACTAGTTAATTTTGGGATTTCCTTTGCGGCGATCGCTCTTCTGTTTGCTCTAATTTACAAGTACCTTCCTGATATTACAATTGCTTGGCGCGATGTTTTAGTAGGCGCAAGTCTCACTTCTTTGCTTTTTTCTATTGGTAAGGATTTGCTCGGATTATATTTAGGTAATGCTACTTTTGGTTCAACTTATGGTGCGGCGGGATCTTTAGTGACTTTTTTGGCTTGGATTTACTATTCCGTGCAAATTATGTTGTTCGGAGCAGAATTTACCCAAGTTTATGCCCGTACATACGGTTCTCATCGGGGTGTCAGTGATTATTCAAGCCGCAGAAGTGTGAAGAAAAAATAA